A genomic region of Alnus glutinosa chromosome 11, dhAlnGlut1.1, whole genome shotgun sequence contains the following coding sequences:
- the LOC133881528 gene encoding cyclase-like protein 2, whose product MFAKHVDVLSSYLTHSRSPVLFTSIFNKPSAMTSLIVLILVLYAASQTIPAVSSTTAYPSAPGTETTDCSVSGTDELIPVRREVYDGGRIIDISHRYTPDMPSFDSSDGIGQFLWLPKSMKNGSLANQSEIKLPAHTGTHVDAPGHFFDHYFDAGFDVDTLDLGVLNGPALLVDVPRDKNITAEVMKSLNIPKGVRRVLFRTLNTDRQLMFKKESDTSYVGFMKDGARWLVENTDIKLVGIDYLSAAAYDDLASAHFVFLEGREIILVEALKLDDIPAGIYSVHCLPLRLLGAEGSPIRCILIK is encoded by the exons ATGTTTGCCAAGCACGTGGATGTTTTATCATCCTACCTAACTCATTCCCGCTCTCCAGTGCTCTTCACTTCCATCTTCAACAAACCATCGGCTATGACTTCCCTCATCGTCCTCATCCTCGTACTGTACGCGGCGTCGCAGACAATCCCCGCCGTATCCAGCACCACTGCCTACCCCTCCGCACCGGGCACCGAAACTACGGACTGCTCGGTTTCGGGAACAGACGAGCTCATACCGGTTCGCCGAGAAGTCTACGATGGAGGCCGAATCATCGATATCAGCCACAGGTACACCCCGGACATGCCGTCGTTTGATTCGAGTGACGGGATCGGCCAGTTCCTCTGGCTTCCGAAGAGCATGAAGAACGGCTCTCTTGCCAACCAGTCCGAGATAAAGCTGCCCGCCCACACCGGCACGCACGTCGACGCGCCCGGGCACTTCTTCGATCACTACTTCGACGCCGGGTTCGACGTCGACACGCTTGACTTGGGAGTGCTCAATG GTCCAGCATTGTTGGTTGATGTTCCAAGGGACAAGAACATAACTG CTGAAGTTATGAAGTCTCTAAATATCCCCAAGGGAGTACGCCGTGTCCTTTTCAGAACTTTAAATACTGACAG GCAGCTTATGTTTAAAAAGGAGAGTGACACAAGTTATGTGGGATTTATGAAGGATGGGGCAAGATGGTTGGTGGAGAACACCGACATCAAACTTGTTG GAATTGATTACTTATCTGCTGCTGCCTATGATGATTTGGCCTCCGctcattttgtctttttggaaGGCAGG GAAATCATCCTCGTGGAAGCCCTAAAGCTCGATGACATCCCTGCAGGAATATATTCTGTCCATTGCTTACCTCTTAGGTTGCTTGGTGCTGAGGGATCGCCAATAAGATGCATTctcatcaaataa
- the LOC133882681 gene encoding leucine-rich repeat receptor-like serine/threonine-protein kinase BAM1 has protein sequence MLLLFLLHLAFFYTNTVPVQALTSPTDISALKAFKASIKPSSILPWTCLASWNFNTDPCAFPRRTHFTCGLTCSADSTRITQLVLDPAGYSGTLTPLISRLSQLTTLDLSDNSFYGAIPPSISSLSNLQTLTLRSNSFSGSVPSSITTLKSLESLDLSHNSLTGLLPNSINSLSNLRRLDLSYNKLTGSLSKLPPNLLELALKHNSLSGSLSKSSFDGLTQLEVVELSENAFTGTLQGWFFLLPSLQQVDLANNSLTRVDVWKPADDGSDLVAVDLGFNKIEGSLPVNFAYHPRLSSLSVRYNRVRGTIPTEYSKTKFLRRLFLDGNFLIGKPPAGLFTGGTSVSGSLGYNCLKGCPASSQLCAPSQKPNAICKQAYGGKPRS, from the coding sequence ATGCTCCTTCTCTTTCTCCTCCACCTCGCTTTCTTCTACACCAACACCGTTCCAGTCCAAGCCCTCACTTCACCGACAGACATCTCAGCCCTCAAGGCCTTCAAAGCTTCAATCAAACCTTCCTCTATACTTCCCTGGACCTGCTTAGCCTCCTGGAACTTCAACACCGACCCATGCGCCTTCCCTCGCCGCACCCACTTCACCTGCGGCCTCACCTGCTCCGCCGACTCCACCCGAATCACCCAACTGGTTCTTGACCCGGCTGGCTACTCCGGTACGCTCACGCCGCTCATATCCCGACTCTCCCAGCTCACCACCCTCGACCTCTCCGACAACTCCTTCTATGGCGCTATCCCTCCTTCCATTTCCTCTCTCTCCAACCTCCAGACCCTGACTCTTCGATCCAACTCGTTCTCTGGCTCAGTTCCTTCTTCCATTACTACCCTCAAATCCCTCGAATCTCTTGACCTTTCTCACAATTCTTTAACTGGGTTGCTTCCGAACTCAATCAACTCGCTTTCCAATTTGAGACGACTCGATCTGAGTTACAACAAACTCACTGGATCACTCTCCAAACTCCCACCAAACTTGCTTGAACTCGCTCTAAAGCACAATTCTTTATCTGGGTCACTCTCAAAATCGTCATTCGATGGGTTGACTCAGCTGGAAGTGGTGGAACTCAGTGAAAACGCCTTCACGGGGACGCTTCAAGGATGGTTCTTTCTCTTGCCGTCACTTCAGCAGGTTGACCTGGCCAATAACAGCTTGACGCGTGTCGACGTGTGGAAGCCCGCCGACGATGGCAGCGACCTGGTGGCCGTTGATTTGGGATTCAACAAAATCGAAGGTTCCTTGCCCGTCAATTTCGCCTATCATCCTCGGTTATCGTCTCTATCAGTTCGTTACAACCGGGTACGCGGCACGATTCCAACGGAATACAGCAAGACTAAGTTTCTAAGGAGGTTGTTTTTGGACGGTAATTTCTTGATCGGGAAGCCGCCGGCGGGGCTATTCACCGGCGGCACGTCAGTTTCCGGTAGCTTGGGTTACAATTGCCTAAAGGGGTGTCCAGCATCCTCACAGCTGTGCGCGCCTTCGCAGAAACCCAATGCGATTTGCAAGCAAGCCTATGGTGGAAAACCAAGGTCATGA